In Corallococcus silvisoli, the genomic stretch TCGCGCCCCGCCTGCACGCGCACGGCGTCCAGGAGGCGCAGCACGCGGTCGCGCTCGCTGCCCTTGGCCACGTGGCCATGCAGCTCCACCGAATCCGCCGCCGCGCCGAACTCCACCGTCGTCGTCACGTGGATGGGCGCCAGCGTGAGCGACAGGCTGGACTGGTGCGGGAGGATGAGCGCGTCGTCGCGCTTCCCCCAGTACTTCACGAGGGCGATGTTGGGATGCGCCCGGACCGTTGCCTTCATGGAATGTCTCCCTGGGCCCGCGGCCCCGCGAGCTGGCTCGCGAAGCAGCGCACGCCGTCGCGAGTCAGGCGCGCGACCACGGGCTCCGGTTCGAGGAAGAGGCCGATGACCGCGCCACCGTCACCTCCCGCCCCGGTGAATTTGGCGCCCAGCGCGCCCAGACCGCGCAGCCGGTACACCATGTCCTCCAACGCGGGCGACGACAGGCCCAGGGCGCTCAGGAGGCCCTGGTTGACGTTCATCGCGTCCCCCAGCCCCTCCAGGTCCCCCGCCTCCACCGCCTTCGACGCCTCGGTGACGAGCTTCCCCACCTGCGCGAACAGCCGGCGGTAGCGCTCCGGCCACCGCGCCTGCCGCTCGCGCAGCGCGCCCACCGTCACCTTCGTGGGGCTGCGCGCGCCCGCGAGCGCCACCACCACCGACACCGCGCGCGGGCTCTTCACCTCGCGCGCCCGGCCGGTGACGCCCGACGGCGTCTGGATCCGCCGGTAGAGGATGAGCTTCTCCTCCGCGCTCGTGGTGTGGTCCACGCCCGACGGGGTGCCGTGGAACTCCTGCTCCATCTCCCACGCCAGCAGCGCCGTCGCCTTCGGCGTGGGCACCTGCCCCGCCGCCTGCAACAGCACCCGCGCCGTGGCCACCGCCAGCGCCGCGGAGCTGCCCAGCCCCGCGGACAGGGGCAGCTGCGGCTCCAGCGTCACCTTCACCTTCGGCTCGCCCACCCGCTGGGCCGCGCGCGCGAAGGCCTTGCGCATCATCCGCTTCTGCCCGGCGTCCGCCGTCACCGGCACGTCGAGGGTGCAGGAGCGCGCCGGCACGCCGCGCGCCGTCACGCCGATGCTCAGCGGACCCGCGAGCGCGGGGTAGCCGTACACCACGCTGTGCTCACCCAGCAGGATGACCTTGCCGGCACCAAAGGCGACCAGGGGATTCTTTGCGGGAGTCATGGCACCGGGAACACACGAGGGGGCGGGCGCTTTCTCGGGCGCCCTGCCCGGCTCCGTCAAGCGCCCCGCGTCGGGTACGCGGGGCTGGACGTCAGCCGTTGGTCACCGTGGCGGCGATCACCGGGGCCTCCGGGGGCAGGTTCGCGAGGATCTCCCGCGCCTTCTCCACCTTCACGTGCCCGGCCTTCACCAGCAGGTTCGCGACCTTCTCCACGTCCCCGCCGCGCGCGCCCGCCGTCACCGCGACGCAGCGGGCGTGCATGGCCATGTGGCCCTTCTGGATGCCCACCGAGCCCAGGGCCCGGAGCGCCGCGAAGTTCTGCGCGAGGCCCACCGCCGCGAACACCATGGACAGCTCGCGCACGCCCGACACGCGCATCAGCTTGAGCGCCATCTGCACGCCCGGGTGGACCTTGATGGGGCCGCCCACCGTGCCCAGCGCCAGCGGCAGCTCGATGCGGCCCACCAGGTGCCCCTCTTCCAGGTACCAGGTGGACAGCGGCCGGTACTGCCCGCCGCGGCACGCGAACGCGTGCGCGCCCGCCTCGATGGAGCGCCAGTCCTGGCCCGTGGCGATGGCCACCGCGTCGATGCCGTTCATCACGCCCTTGTTGTGCGTGGCGGCGCGGTACGGGTCCGCCTCCGCGAAGCGGCTGGCCTGGGCGATGCCTTCGGCGATCTCCTCGCCCGGCAGGTCGAAGTCCGCCAGCAGCGGCAGCGGGATGCGGCACGTCGCCCGCGACAGCCGGCGGTCCGCCAGGTTGGACAGGATGCGCAGGTACACGCGGCCCCCCGTCACCTGTTCGATGAGCGGCGCCACGCCCTCCGCGACGGTGTTGATGAGGTTCGCCCCCATCGCCTCCTGCGTGTCGATGAGGATGTGGACGATGAGCAGCGGCTCGCCACGCGGGCCTTCCGGCGCGGGCAACAGGCGCACCTCCACGTCCCGCGCGCCGCCGCCCCGGGCGACCATGGCTGGGTGGAAGCTGTTGGCCAGGGCGAGGATCTGCTCCTTCGCGTCCAGAATCTTCTCGGTGGCCCGGCCGGGGTCGCCGTAGTTGGACACCTGCACCTGGCCGATCATCATCGACTCGTCGGCCTCCGCGACGAACCCGCCCGCCTCGCGGACGATCTTCGACGCGAACGACACCGCGGCGACGACGGAGGGCTCCTCCACCGCCATGGGCACCAGGTAGTCGCGCCCGTTGACGTTGAGGTTGAGGCCCAGGCCCAGCGGCAGGGAGAACGTCCCCACCGCGTTCTCGATCATCTGGTTCGCCAGCGTGAGGTCCAGCGTGCCCTCGCCGCGAAGCTGCTCCAGCTCCGTCTCCGTCAGCCGGAACATCCGGCCAATCTGCGCGAGGCGCTCCTCCAGGGGCAGCTTGTGGAATCCGGCGAGCCGGGACGTCACGGTGTCAGACATTGTCTTCCTTCCCAACCTGGGATCCACGCTGCATCACAGCGCCGCCAACCAATCCTTCAACGCTCCGGACACCACGCGAGGGCGCTGCCGCAGCGCCGCGACGGTCCGGCTCCCCGTCAGGACCAGCGCCTGCCGGAGCGACGTCAGGATGACCTGGAGCGCGTCCTCCGCGCCCGCGAGCCCGCCCTGCTGCTGGGCCCGGAACAGCGGCAGCGCCATGCCCGCCAGGTCCGCGCCCAGCGCCAGCACCTTCGCCGCGTCCAACCCGCCCCGCACGCCACCGCTCGCGACGAGCCGCACGTCCGGCCCCACCGCCCCGCGCACGCTGGCGATGGCCGCCGCGGTCGGGATGCCCCAGCCGCTGAACTCCGCGCCCACCTGCGCCTGCGAGCCCGCCGCGCGAAGCTGCTCCACCCGCACCCACGACGTGCCGCCCAGCCCGGAGACGTCCACGTTGCGCACGCCCAGCTCCACCAGGCGCCGCGCCACGTCCGGACCAATGCCGCACCCGGTCTCCTTCACCAGCAGCCGGTCGCCAAAGGCCCGCGCCAGCTCCTCCACCACCCGGTAGCCGCCCCGGAAGTCCCGGTCGCCCTCGGGCTGCGTCAGCTCCTGGCCGGCGTTGAGGTGCAGCGCCATGCCGTCCGCGCCAATGGCGTCCGACAGCCGCCGCACGCCGTCCACGCCCAGCCCGATGGCCTGATAGAGGCCGATGTTGCCCAGCAGCGCCACCGTGGGCGCCACGTCCCGCACCGCGTACGACGCCGTGCGCGAGGTGTCCTCCGCCATGGCGCGCTGGCTGCCCACGCCGAAGGCCAGCCCGTGGCGCTCGGCGAGCAGCGCCAGGTCCCGGTTAACGGCACCCGCACGCTCGGTGCCACCCGTCATCCCGGTGACGAGCAGCGGCGCCTTCAGCCGCCGGCCCAGGAACGGCGTGGACAGGTCCACGTCGTCCACCGCCATCTCCGGCATGGCGCAGTGGACGAGGTGCACGTGCTCCAGCAGGGTGGAGTTCTGCGCGGGCTCCACATCGCCGGTCGCGCACAAGTCGAGGTGGGCATCCTTCCGCCTGGCTGTCGTCTCATCGCCCATGTCGCTGAATGCCACCCGCTCTGGCGCTGCAAAAAACGTGTAAGACTGGAAGGTCCTTTGGTTCCTAGCAAGCGGCGGGGCCGGGGTGCAAGCCAAAGGGCCCGGCCGGTCGCGCTCGGGGCGTGAATGGACGTGGTGGCTTCTGGACGGTATGAGCCACCGCGTGAGCGCGTCGGACAACAGGGTCGTCGTCTTCCTGCACAGTGGCGAATACGACCGGGTCCACCAGGGCTTCTCCATCGCGGCGGCGGCGGTGGCGGCCGGGCGGCGCGCGGAGGTGTACCTGTTCTGGTGGGCCCTGGAACGCGTCCTACTGGACCGCCTGGACGACCCGGACTTCACCGGCCGTGAGGACGTGGCGGACCGCTTCGAGGCTCGCCGCATGCCCTCCATCCGCGCGCTGTGGGAGCACGTGCGGGAGTCGGGGCTGGGCACGGTGGCGGGCTGTACGGGCTCGCTCGGTGCCCTGGGGAGCGAGTCGAAGGCGGGCGACAGTGGCATCGACGTGTGGCTCGGTTGGAGCGCCATCCTCCAGCGTACGGCGGGCGTGACGGATCGTTTCTACCTTTGAGGCGGACGGTGGCTGGTGCCGTGGGCCTCCGGGGCGGCTTGGACCCGCCACGTTGACGCCTCCCTGCGCCTGCTTACGTTTCGTGTGGCCCCCTCGCGGGGCGAAAGGCACGGAACGAGGACCATGGCGCAGCGTGACCCCCAGATGACAACCCGAGGACCGGCCACCCCGGCGCTCAAGGGCGGCGGGTGGCACCGGCTGGGCAACGCATTGAAGACGACCGTGCTGCTGGCGGGACTGACGGCGCTGGTGCTCGTCATCGGTCAGCGGCTGGGCGGCGCGCAGGGGCTCGCGATGGCGGGCGTCTTCGCGGTGGTGATGAACTTCGGCTCGTACTGGTTCAGCGACCGCATCGCGCTGGCCATCCACGGCGCGCAGCCCCTGAGCTACGAACAGGCGCCGTGGCTGCATGAGATGGTGGCGCGGCTGGCCGCGCGGGCGGGGATGCCGAAGCCCAAGGTCTACCTGCTGCCCACGGCGCAACCCAACGCGTTCGCCACGGGCCGCAACCCGAGCCACGCGGCGGTCGCGGTGACGGCGGGCATCATGGACATCCTGGACCGGCGGGAGCTGGAGGGCGTGCTGGCGCACGAGATTGGCCACGTTCGAAACCGGGACACGCTCATTGGCACGGTGGCGGCGACGCTCGCGGGCATCATCAGCTACGCGGCGCAGATGCTCTTCTGGTTCGGCGGCAGCATGCTCAGCCGGAGCGACGACGACGAGGGGGGCGGCATCGCGGGAGCGCTGTCCAACCTGGGCCTGCTGCTGGTGGCGCCCATCGCGGCCACGCTGCTGCAGCTGGCCGTGAGCCGCTCGCGCGAGTACGGCGCGGACGCCACCGGCGCGGAGCTGTGCGGGGACCCGGACGCGCTGGCGAGCGCGCTCCTGAAGATGGAGCGCGGCGCGGAGGCCATCCCGTATGACCGGGCTCCGGCCACGTCGCACCTGTTCATCGTCAACCCGCTGCACCATGGCGGGGTGATGTCGCTGTTCTCCACGCACCCGCCCATCCCGGAGCGCGTGCGCCGGCTGCGCGAGATGAGCGCGCGCATGGGCGGCGGGAGCCGGGCCCGCGGCGGCTGGGAGTACGCGTACTAGGGCGTGGCACCTGGAGCATCCGGCGGCGGTCCGAAGGACTCCACCGGGTGCTCCAGCATCTCGCGCAGCGTGTTGGCGATGACGCCCGCGTGGTAGCCGTCG encodes the following:
- the mvk gene encoding mevalonate kinase, whose product is MTPAKNPLVAFGAGKVILLGEHSVVYGYPALAGPLSIGVTARGVPARSCTLDVPVTADAGQKRMMRKAFARAAQRVGEPKVKVTLEPQLPLSAGLGSSAALAVATARVLLQAAGQVPTPKATALLAWEMEQEFHGTPSGVDHTTSAEEKLILYRRIQTPSGVTGRAREVKSPRAVSVVVALAGARSPTKVTVGALRERQARWPERYRRLFAQVGKLVTEASKAVEAGDLEGLGDAMNVNQGLLSALGLSSPALEDMVYRLRGLGALGAKFTGAGGDGGAVIGLFLEPEPVVARLTRDGVRCFASQLAGPRAQGDIP
- a CDS encoding zinc metalloprotease HtpX — its product is MTTRGPATPALKGGGWHRLGNALKTTVLLAGLTALVLVIGQRLGGAQGLAMAGVFAVVMNFGSYWFSDRIALAIHGAQPLSYEQAPWLHEMVARLAARAGMPKPKVYLLPTAQPNAFATGRNPSHAAVAVTAGIMDILDRRELEGVLAHEIGHVRNRDTLIGTVAATLAGIISYAAQMLFWFGGSMLSRSDDDEGGGIAGALSNLGLLLVAPIAATLLQLAVSRSREYGADATGAELCGDPDALASALLKMERGAEAIPYDRAPATSHLFIVNPLHHGGVMSLFSTHPPIPERVRRLREMSARMGGGSRARGGWEYAY
- the fni gene encoding type 2 isopentenyl-diphosphate Delta-isomerase, translated to MGDETTARRKDAHLDLCATGDVEPAQNSTLLEHVHLVHCAMPEMAVDDVDLSTPFLGRRLKAPLLVTGMTGGTERAGAVNRDLALLAERHGLAFGVGSQRAMAEDTSRTASYAVRDVAPTVALLGNIGLYQAIGLGVDGVRRLSDAIGADGMALHLNAGQELTQPEGDRDFRGGYRVVEELARAFGDRLLVKETGCGIGPDVARRLVELGVRNVDVSGLGGTSWVRVEQLRAAGSQAQVGAEFSGWGIPTAAAIASVRGAVGPDVRLVASGGVRGGLDAAKVLALGADLAGMALPLFRAQQQGGLAGAEDALQVILTSLRQALVLTGSRTVAALRQRPRVVSGALKDWLAAL
- a CDS encoding hydroxymethylglutaryl-CoA reductase, degradative; translated protein: MSDTVTSRLAGFHKLPLEERLAQIGRMFRLTETELEQLRGEGTLDLTLANQMIENAVGTFSLPLGLGLNLNVNGRDYLVPMAVEEPSVVAAVSFASKIVREAGGFVAEADESMMIGQVQVSNYGDPGRATEKILDAKEQILALANSFHPAMVARGGGARDVEVRLLPAPEGPRGEPLLIVHILIDTQEAMGANLINTVAEGVAPLIEQVTGGRVYLRILSNLADRRLSRATCRIPLPLLADFDLPGEEIAEGIAQASRFAEADPYRAATHNKGVMNGIDAVAIATGQDWRSIEAGAHAFACRGGQYRPLSTWYLEEGHLVGRIELPLALGTVGGPIKVHPGVQMALKLMRVSGVRELSMVFAAVGLAQNFAALRALGSVGIQKGHMAMHARCVAVTAGARGGDVEKVANLLVKAGHVKVEKAREILANLPPEAPVIAATVTNG